The Staphylococcus carnosus genome has a segment encoding these proteins:
- the thiE gene encoding thiamine phosphate synthase, translating to MFQSKDLNVYFICGTQDIPEGRTIQEVLKEALEGGITLYQFREKGNGAKTGQDKVALAKELQALCKSYNVPFIVNDDVALAEEIDADGIHVGQDDEAVDDFNNRFEGKIIGLSIGNLEELNASDLTYVDYIGVGPIFATPSKDDASEPVGPKMIETLRKEVGDLPIVAIGGISLDNVQEVAKTSADGVSVISAIARSPHVTETVHKFLQYFK from the coding sequence GTGTTTCAATCTAAAGATTTAAATGTCTATTTTATTTGCGGGACCCAAGATATACCAGAAGGCAGAACTATTCAAGAAGTTTTGAAAGAAGCTTTAGAAGGTGGAATCACACTTTATCAATTTCGTGAAAAAGGAAATGGTGCAAAAACTGGTCAAGACAAAGTAGCGCTTGCTAAAGAATTACAAGCGTTATGTAAATCTTACAATGTTCCTTTCATTGTGAATGATGACGTTGCATTAGCAGAAGAAATTGATGCAGATGGTATACATGTCGGTCAAGATGATGAAGCGGTAGATGATTTTAATAATCGATTTGAAGGAAAAATTATTGGATTAAGTATTGGTAATTTAGAAGAATTAAATGCTTCTGATTTAACATATGTTGACTATATTGGTGTTGGTCCTATTTTCGCTACACCTTCTAAAGATGATGCAAGTGAACCAGTAGGTCCAAAAATGATTGAAACACTTCGTAAAGAAGTCGGAGATTTGCCGATTGTAGCAATTGGCGGAATTTCATTAGATAATGTGCAAGAAGTTGCAAAAACATCAGCAGATGGTGTTTCTGTTATCTCAGCGATTGCAAGAAGCCCTCATGTTACAGAAACTGTGCACAAATTCTTACAATATTTTAAATAG
- the thiM gene encoding hydroxyethylthiazole kinase, with protein sequence MNKILDQIRTEHPLVICYTNDVVKNFTANGLLSLGASPTMSEAPQEAEDFYPVAGSVLINIGTLTKHHEHAMLENAKIANETETPLVFDPVAVGASKYRKDFCKYFLKKIKPTVIKGNASEILALIDDTATMKGTDSADNLDVVDIAEKAYKEYQTAIILTGETDVIVQDNKVVKLSNGSHFLAKITGAGCLLGAVVGAFLFRNTHPSIETLIEAVSVYNIAAERAEQLSDSKGPGTFLTQFIDALYRIDSDAVAENCNLEEVK encoded by the coding sequence ATGAATAAAATTTTAGACCAAATTAGAACTGAACACCCGTTAGTCATTTGTTATACCAATGATGTAGTAAAAAATTTCACAGCAAATGGCTTGTTAAGCCTAGGTGCCAGTCCAACTATGAGTGAAGCACCACAAGAAGCTGAAGACTTTTATCCTGTAGCTGGCAGTGTCTTAATTAACATTGGAACTTTAACAAAACACCATGAGCATGCGATGCTGGAAAATGCCAAGATAGCTAACGAAACCGAAACACCCCTAGTATTTGATCCTGTAGCTGTAGGTGCTTCAAAATATCGAAAAGACTTTTGCAAATACTTTTTGAAAAAAATTAAACCAACAGTGATAAAAGGGAATGCTTCAGAAATTTTGGCTTTGATAGATGATACAGCAACTATGAAAGGGACAGATAGTGCTGATAATTTGGATGTTGTCGATATTGCAGAAAAAGCATATAAAGAATATCAAACAGCTATTATATTAACAGGGGAAACAGATGTTATTGTCCAAGATAACAAGGTCGTAAAATTAAGTAATGGTTCTCATTTTCTTGCTAAAATTACAGGAGCAGGATGTTTATTAGGTGCAGTTGTAGGTGCATTTTTATTTAGAAATACGCATCCTTCAATTGAAACTTTGATTGAAGCAGTGTCAGTGTATAATATTGCAGCTGAACGTGCTGAACAATTAAGTGATAGTAAAGGTCCGGGCACATTTTTAACACAATTTATTGATGCGCTTTACCGTATTGATTCGGATGCAGTTGCAGAAAATTGCAACTTAGAAGAGGTGAAATAA
- the cls gene encoding cardiolipin synthase — protein MYYLELLLQQTNLVFNIILIALFILNLFFSFTIVFLERRSPGSIWAWLFVLAFLPILGFIIYLLFGRQIQREHIFKINEEDKTGLEMIVQEQAEALKNDEFSKGNHVIVKHKSMVQMLLYNNSAFLTTDNALTIYNDGKEKFEALIHDIENAQSYIHIEYYIFRNDILGKRILKALEDKLDEGLEVKMLYDDMGSRGLTLKDFDEFRKKGGQVESFFPSKLPLINFRLNYRNHRKIVVIDGVIGYVGGFNVGKEYLGMSKRFGYWRDTHLRIVGDAVNALQLRFILDWNSQAKRHNITYSDRYFPDIDTGESTGIQIASSGPDEDWEQIKYGYLKMITSAKRYIKIQTPYFIPDQAFLDAVSIAALGGVDVTIMIPNKPDHPFVYWATQKNVASLLASGVKIHHYENGFLHSKMMVIDDEVASVGTTNMDHRSFTLNFEVNAFIYDQSTSIQLSEQFNKDLEKSSQFTLEKYKNRSLWVKFKEGISYLISPIL, from the coding sequence ATGTATTATCTTGAATTGCTGCTGCAGCAAACAAACCTGGTTTTCAATATTATCTTAATTGCACTATTTATTTTGAACTTATTTTTCAGCTTTACAATTGTTTTCTTAGAACGGAGATCTCCTGGTTCAATTTGGGCCTGGCTGTTCGTTTTAGCTTTTTTACCTATTTTAGGATTCATTATTTATCTCTTATTCGGCAGACAAATTCAAAGAGAGCATATTTTCAAAATCAATGAAGAAGATAAAACAGGATTAGAAATGATTGTTCAAGAACAAGCTGAAGCGTTAAAGAATGATGAATTTTCAAAAGGAAATCATGTCATTGTCAAACACAAATCTATGGTTCAAATGCTGCTTTATAATAATTCAGCTTTCTTAACCACTGATAATGCTTTGACGATTTATAATGACGGTAAAGAAAAGTTCGAAGCTTTGATTCATGATATTGAAAATGCACAATCCTATATTCATATCGAATATTATATTTTCCGTAATGACATTCTAGGCAAACGCATACTTAAAGCATTGGAAGACAAATTAGATGAGGGCCTTGAAGTAAAAATGCTTTACGATGACATGGGTTCTAGAGGTTTAACTTTAAAAGACTTTGATGAATTCAGAAAAAAAGGCGGACAAGTTGAGTCTTTCTTCCCTTCTAAATTGCCATTAATCAATTTCCGTCTTAATTACCGCAACCATCGTAAAATTGTAGTGATTGACGGTGTTATTGGTTATGTAGGTGGTTTTAATGTCGGAAAAGAATATCTGGGTATGTCTAAAAGATTCGGATATTGGAGAGATACGCACCTTCGTATTGTAGGAGATGCAGTTAACGCGTTGCAGCTTAGATTTATTTTAGATTGGAATTCGCAAGCCAAACGTCACAATATTACTTATTCAGATCGTTATTTCCCAGATATTGATACAGGTGAATCGACTGGTATTCAAATTGCTTCAAGCGGACCTGATGAAGATTGGGAACAAATTAAATACGGTTATTTAAAAATGATAACCTCTGCTAAAAGATATATTAAAATCCAGACACCTTATTTTATTCCAGACCAAGCCTTTTTAGATGCTGTTTCTATAGCTGCTTTAGGTGGTGTTGATGTAACAATTATGATTCCGAACAAACCGGATCATCCATTTGTTTATTGGGCTACTCAAAAAAATGTAGCCTCATTGCTTGCTTCTGGTGTTAAAATTCATCATTATGAAAATGGCTTTTTACATTCTAAAATGATGGTCATTGATGATGAAGTGGCGAGTGTCGGCACAACAAATATGGATCATCGAAGCTTTACGCTTAACTTTGAAGTGAATGCTTTTATTTATGATCAATCTACATCTATTCAATTGAGTGAACAGTTCAATAAGGATTTAGAAAAGAGTTCACAGTTCACTCTTGAAAAGTATAAAAATCGAAGTCTTTGGGTGAAATTTAAAGAAGGCATATCTTACCTCATTTCACCTATTTTGTAG
- a CDS encoding HD domain-containing protein, whose product MNQYQQLKEAEKYMKSHHSDDATGHDIEHVMRVVKMALFIAEQEGGGNPYMIQMAALLHDTVDSKLTDESKAYQDLDTFLDKIDVSAQMKDKILEIIEHMSYRSGKNNDIEMSREGYIVRDADRLDAIGAIGIARTFQFAGHFNEPMWVGEIPDSISGEYDLDDYSPSAIKHFYDKLFKLKDLMHTETAQAIAEERHRFMEYFVAQFFKEWDFTN is encoded by the coding sequence ATGAATCAATATCAACAATTAAAAGAAGCAGAAAAATATATGAAGTCGCATCATAGTGATGATGCGACTGGACATGACATAGAACATGTGATGCGTGTTGTAAAAATGGCGTTATTCATAGCAGAACAAGAAGGCGGCGGTAATCCTTACATGATACAAATGGCTGCCTTATTGCATGATACAGTGGATTCAAAACTAACAGATGAAAGTAAAGCTTATCAAGATTTGGATACGTTTTTAGATAAAATCGATGTGTCAGCTCAAATGAAGGATAAAATTTTAGAAATCATAGAACATATGAGTTATAGAAGCGGTAAGAATAATGATATTGAAATGTCTCGCGAAGGTTATATTGTGAGAGATGCAGACCGTTTAGATGCTATTGGTGCAATTGGCATTGCCCGCACCTTCCAATTTGCTGGTCATTTTAATGAACCTATGTGGGTTGGAGAAATACCTGATAGTATTTCTGGAGAATATGACTTAGATGATTATTCTCCTTCAGCAATCAAACATTTTTATGATAAACTTTTTAAATTGAAAGATTTAATGCATACTGAAACAGCACAAGCTATTGCTGAAGAACGCCATCGCTTTATGGAATATTTCGTTGCTCAATTCTTTAAAGAATGGGATTTCACAAACTAA
- a CDS encoding GNAT family N-acetyltransferase, which produces MKIVKVTTDDIKELQTISFRTFDDTFREMNHPDNLKDYLNKAFTYDKLQRELEHPNSYFYFLYDNDKVVGYLKLNVGSAQTEDIASDSLEIERLYILKNYQNYGYGKKLMNFAINFAVDENKKSVWLGVWEKNKKAIEFYKRSGFKKVTEHKFQMGDETQTDIIMAHSLK; this is translated from the coding sequence ATGAAAATTGTTAAAGTAACAACTGACGATATTAAAGAATTACAAACAATCAGTTTTAGAACATTTGATGATACTTTTAGAGAAATGAATCATCCAGACAATTTGAAAGATTATCTTAATAAAGCTTTTACCTATGATAAATTACAACGAGAATTAGAACACCCCAACTCATATTTTTACTTTTTATACGACAATGATAAGGTCGTAGGATATTTAAAATTAAATGTGGGTTCAGCACAAACTGAAGACATTGCATCAGATTCTTTAGAAATAGAAAGACTTTATATTTTGAAAAATTATCAAAACTACGGATATGGCAAAAAACTAATGAACTTTGCAATTAATTTTGCCGTTGACGAAAATAAGAAGAGTGTTTGGTTGGGAGTATGGGAAAAAAATAAAAAGGCAATTGAATTTTATAAACGCTCAGGTTTTAAAAAAGTTACAGAACATAAATTCCAAATGGGTGATGAAACACAAACTGATATCATAATGGCTCATTCCTTAAAATAA
- the csoR gene encoding copper-sensing transcriptional repressor CsoR, which produces MTENDKAHHSEQIKSNLKARLNRIEGQVRAINRMIEEDVYCDDVLTQIRATRSALNSVAVRLLDHHMKGCIMHKVEDGHAEEAMEELLVTVQKLIKD; this is translated from the coding sequence ATGACCGAAAATGATAAAGCGCACCATTCAGAACAAATCAAATCCAACTTGAAAGCACGACTCAATCGAATTGAAGGACAAGTCAGAGCAATTAACCGAATGATTGAAGAGGATGTATATTGTGATGATGTACTCACACAAATCCGTGCAACACGTTCAGCTTTGAACAGTGTGGCAGTACGATTGCTTGATCATCACATGAAAGGTTGTATCATGCATAAAGTTGAGGATGGTCACGCTGAAGAAGCGATGGAAGAATTGCTTGTTACCGTTCAAAAATTGATTAAAGATTAA
- the csoZ gene encoding putative copper chaperone CsoZ, which translates to MQNSVIKIDGMETEEEQHKLHQHLIEMTGVSAVQVDMDSNEVRISYETPVNLNNLEKEIYDAGYQILN; encoded by the coding sequence ATGCAAAATAGTGTAATTAAAATTGATGGAATGGAAACTGAAGAAGAACAGCATAAATTGCATCAACATCTTATAGAAATGACAGGTGTATCTGCAGTGCAAGTGGATATGGATTCAAATGAAGTCAGAATCAGTTATGAAACACCTGTAAATCTCAATAATCTTGAAAAAGAAATCTATGATGCAGGTTATCAAATATTAAATTAG
- the yidC gene encoding membrane protein insertase YidC yields MKKKALLPLLLGIMVFLAGCDYSKPENRTGFFYNTFVKNMDNIIHWLGASFNNDYGLAIIVLVLAIRIIVLPFMLSNYKNSHMMREKMIIAKPDMDAVKEKVQRARTQEDKMAANQEMMEVYKKYDMNPMQSMLGCLPMLIQMPIIMGLFFVLKYPSPGGITEHSHFLWFNLAKPDIWITVIAGVLYFLQAYVSTFSMPPEQKQMSYMMMIISPIMIIWVSLSSAAALGLYWSVSAAFLIVQTYIANAYYSKKAKEEVAPMIAAYEKEHGGSGNSKGAKVVSKKNKKKK; encoded by the coding sequence ATGAAGAAAAAAGCATTATTACCTTTGCTTTTAGGGATTATGGTTTTTCTTGCTGGTTGTGATTACTCAAAACCTGAGAATCGCACAGGCTTTTTTTATAATACATTTGTAAAAAATATGGATAACATAATCCACTGGCTAGGTGCTAGTTTTAATAACGATTATGGATTAGCAATTATCGTATTGGTACTCGCTATCCGTATTATCGTATTGCCATTTATGTTATCAAACTATAAAAATAGTCATATGATGCGTGAGAAAATGATAATTGCAAAACCAGACATGGATGCAGTTAAAGAAAAAGTACAACGTGCACGTACACAAGAAGATAAAATGGCTGCAAACCAAGAAATGATGGAAGTTTATAAGAAATATGATATGAATCCAATGCAAAGCATGTTAGGATGCTTGCCGATGCTGATTCAAATGCCGATTATCATGGGATTATTCTTTGTATTAAAATACCCATCACCAGGCGGCATTACTGAGCATTCTCATTTCTTATGGTTCAATTTAGCAAAACCTGATATTTGGATAACAGTGATTGCGGGTGTTTTATACTTTTTACAAGCATATGTATCTACATTCAGCATGCCTCCAGAGCAAAAACAAATGAGTTACATGATGATGATTATTTCTCCAATCATGATCATTTGGGTTTCATTAAGCTCTGCAGCTGCACTTGGTTTATATTGGTCAGTGAGTGCGGCATTCTTGATTGTACAAACATACATTGCTAATGCTTATTATTCTAAAAAAGCGAAAGAAGAAGTAGCGCCAATGATAGCTGCCTATGAAAAAGAACACGGCGGTTCAGGTAATTCTAAAGGTGCAAAAGTTGTATCTAAGAAAAATAAAAAGAAAAAATAA
- a CDS encoding copper ion binding protein — MEEKQLKVEGMSCGHCKSAVESAVGNIEGVDNVNASPENDTVDVKFNGEANVLSEIEKAIYDAGYDVVK; from the coding sequence ATGGAAGAGAAACAATTAAAAGTTGAAGGTATGAGTTGCGGACATTGTAAATCAGCGGTTGAATCAGCAGTGGGTAACATTGAAGGTGTTGATAACGTTAATGCAAGTCCGGAAAATGATACAGTAGATGTGAAATTTAACGGCGAAGCTAATGTATTATCTGAAATAGAAAAAGCAATTTATGATGCTGGATATGACGTCGTAAAATAA